GTGTTCTCTATTGAAGCTTACCGCAAACTGTCACGGAAGTGACCGCGGCACTCAGAGGGTGCCTATGCCCTGGGTGCGTCTGTAAAACGGGGCATCGCATCGGTGGTAACGGCAGCCCTAGTCGGTATCGTTGCGTCCTCCCAGCCGCGGCGGTGGGGTTGTGATGTTGCCTTCACGTGCCGAATAAAAATGTCGATGTTTTCAGTACCACCCGAGTTGGCCAGGATAGCCATGGGGACTCGTTGCACACCTGGTTGGCGATTATGTTCACTGTTAAAGGAAATGTAACTTGTTGCATTTCACGTTTTTAGTATTGTTAGAATCATTGTTCGTCTTCTCGTTGGACACGTTTGTTAGGTTGCATTCACTATATAAGGAAAACACTCCAGGCTCAGGGTTTTGTACGAGGACCACGGAAAGGCAGCACGAGCATCGCCAGCCGCCTTCAACTCTGACGTCAAACGTTGTCTTTCGATTGGGAAAGGTTGCTGAAGCgatattgtatttaaattaaacaacaatGAATGGCTGTACGCTGTTTTTGACAAAGACATGCCATATTGGGGCAATATTTGTGTATCATGGTAGGAAACATGGTTTAAATGTGCAATTGATCGATTACCTGTTTGTGAGTTATTGGTCCTCCCAATAAATGGCATGGAGTGGCATCTAGTGGCGGACATTTCACTTGCTTTGAATACCAAAATCAACTTTCTTATAATTGCAATGGAGCCACgagttactgttgttattgttattattgttattgacgTTTGTGCTTTTCCAGCTTAAAACTCAAATCAATTAGGTGCTTTCAATTAGTTGTATTTGATGATACAACAAAGGAGAGGCAATATgggcaaaaacattgtttttcctgCACTGATTCATGAAGTTATTTACTTCTTTGTCTATTCAGGTCTGTGGATTCATCGAAATTCATTGAATGTAAGCACTGGATAATGCCTCATCTCAACATAACATTTCCACAAACTGGAACTGCCTTTTAAGCAGGTGGATGTGTGTCATTACAGTGTGTGGACTAATCGGGCAGAAAGTAACACCTCGCTACCTTatgtcatttttttacttttgggtTTTAAACGGTCAGAGACAATGTGAAATGAGCTGTCAGTCAAATAGGACTGAGATTGCTGATACATCTTTCTGAATGTTGCAATTGTTTGTGGATCCTAAGTGGCATTAATTGTGTCTTGACATTGCTTTAAATCTAAATTTATTTACGGTTTCCCTTTCTCAGTGCAGACCTGTCGTTTGTTTATAGAGCTATCACAGTACTCTTGAAGGGATGTattaaaattcatatttttaaccccttttctgcttttatgtcACTTATTCTTggtaaatatgtattattttatttattacattacatttcatgtcatttaactacgcttttatccaagcgacctacagtaagtgcatttcaaccatgaggatAAAAAcccatttatctttttaatatcATAATCATTTATAACCAACCATATAACTACTTCTCAACTTGTCAAAGTAGCTAATGATTTGGTTATGATTTTCATAAAACATCACAGGCAGTGTTGCTTTCTAAACTCTAGATGGGAGTATTGCCTCTTATTTGACTCGTCCCCACGCTGCAGCATGGTCACTGATACACTGTTCCCCAAATCCTATTTTATTTCACAAGAGTGTTCATAGaataaaatccatccatccatccattttcaaccgcttatccggggtcaggtcgcgggggcaacagctccagcaggggaccccaaacttacctttcccgggccacatctaccagctctgactgggggatcccaaggcgctcccaggccagtgcagagatataatctctccacctagtcctgggtcttccccgggctTAATTTATCTTGATCTCTCTGCAGCACGACCTATTCCATTCTGACACATACTGACACATTTGCATTGCGCCCGTTCTGTTTATTCAGCCCATTAATAACATCAGTAAAAGAAGCTGTTCAATACACAACATGGTCCCAATTCTTAGCTTCAAAAAGTCGTAATGGACTCATAAATAATACTGTAAGTCCCGTGACACCATGGTCTTGTCTTCGAGGCATCAAATTCCAAATATGCCATCAAGTTCCTTGAAATCAGCTTCAGAACACAGACAAGGTCACCACACATCTCAATCACGGTTAGCAAATCTCAGTAACGGCTATATTTCTTGTTCACTGTTCACCCTGCTTTGTTTTATGTAGCAAATTAAGACAACAAGAACAACTTTATTTAATTGCCCAACcctgatgaaaatgaaaatagatcTACCTTCAGAATTTAACACCTAGATTTAATCTAAATCTCAGAtaactaaacaaaaataaaaacaataataagcACCTCCCTCTCATTTCCCACTCTGCTCCAAACTGTTTTACTGCAGCAAACCTTCAACAGAAAACACCCAGAATACTCCTTGCTGAATTTATAATTAAGTCCGCTTTCACAGATACTTTCCTTCTGCTCCAGCAGAACAGCTAATTACCATGGCCGCGAGGCAGAGACGTTAGCGTACAAAGCAACATTCTTCCGTTTCCTGACTAACTTGTCTTCCTTGGCTTCCTGTCTCACACCGTACACGTTCTTGTGGATTTTATCATGCGTGAGTTTTTTCTTCTATCCATTCCTGATTATTTCTTTTTGGGTTCTCTATTCAGACAGTTCGCCTCCCATGCTGTATGACCCCCTTTGCAAAGAGGGCACTATTGTGATTTCTCAGCCTCCATCTCTTTCATGTCTCCCCCATTTACCACACGTGACAGAAGTAAGGGCGGGCTGTGGCGTAGTTGGTTAAGTGggttgacctttaaccttggTCCGAGTGCATGAGCACGACTGGATAATGGATCGAGCAACCGGGTCCAGTGCCCGAGGGCCTCAAGTCTCAGGCGTGGGACTTCTGCTACATTCAATGGTGTTTCTGCTGGCGTTGAACGCCATGGCTCTCCGTGCACACAGCCTTTTGTCCTCGTAGCGTGAGCCGACCATTAAGGTCTGTGACGCCACTCATTACAGTGTGAGGGCCCCTTGATCCTTGGGCCCCCAGCATACACGGGCCACCGGGGTTCTGGTAAACCTGAAAGACCTTAGTCGAGGGTATCAGCCTTATAGGTTTACATAGTTCTTTAAAGGCAGCCTCTTTATGTTGATCACAAAGTATATAAGATTGTACATTTGACCTTAAATCTCACAAAATAATCTTCTCCTTCATATAATTCCTATAAGTAACTCTAATGAAGCTTACTTACATACACTCTGCGTTTCACTCCATCCTCAAAAGATCCTTTTTCCGACTCTCTTGACTTGCACTCGACGACAATCAAGTCATTTTACATATCGATCAGTTTAATCTCTGCTTCTTCCTACTTAACCCATCTTCAAGCAATTTAAGCCGTGTCAATTAAACCCAGGAATCTTCATTCCAACCATGTATCCTATTTGTACTGTTCACTTTCGACTCGATGAATCCACTTGATTTTTTAGTTTCTCTTCTCTAAGGTTGCCCTCTGCTTCAAAATTCGAGATTCTCGACATCTGTCTCCCCTTCATCTCATCCTCCGCTTATTAAGGTCACTCCACCTACTCCAGATAtccactttcactttctttctttcactgaAATAGGGGGCGAATACGGGTGAGTGCCAGAAAATGTAACTTCTcaccatgaaaataacttgaaatttgtattaaatgtattttgacgTTTGAATATGCAAATTATGCAATATCTAATATTTAAGGTTTATCCAGTCAAAATATAAGGAAGCAAACAGACAGTTATAAAACAcctataatgtgtttttattttttcttacatttttcaaaacagCCTGAATATCTCAAAAATGATCAATGCCTAAAAAATTTggttttgctaaaaaaaaagatctttgcCCGCTTCTAGCAGATTAATATGCACAGCAACAAATAACTGTTTAGCGACGATAATGTGGCCATCACCCAGTCTCGTGTTTCATCGCGAGATGTGAGGATGCGGGACTTCCCGTCGGTGGGCGGAGACTGGTCACAGCGGAGAGCAGTCGGTGTCCAGGTGTCTGCGCTGGCCGCGTCTCTCTCCGCCTCTGACGGCTACGCCTCACAGCGCCGCCCGGGTCGCGGTACGCGAGCGACGGAACGCGCCGCGGGTCTGTTGGACTCGGCGTGTCCGCCTCCGTTCTCCTCGCGTTCGCGCTCGGAGTGGTCTTCTCTGCGGGGGGGAGCGAGCTAGCCCCTCAACTGACTTCAAAGACAGAAAGCAACGTTTTTCACTGAGAGCGAAGGTAAGACTCGCCGGACAGATGACGGCTCGTGTTTGTGTCACCGTGTTCGTCTGCACGCGACGCCGTTGGGCGGACTGTCACCGCGCTTCTGCCCTTTGCAGGTGTTGCTCGTCCCGCTGATCCCGGTGCGAGCGGCGCTCCAGCTGATCCGCAGCTCCACTTCAATACGCTCATAGAAGTGCGCGTGGATAGAAATGCCCGATTAAGTATCTGCTAGTGTTCACTTATGATATAGAACGGCATTTATTAGATGAGCGATGTCAGTGTAGCCAGAAATAGCCCGTGTTCAGTGACCACATATCGCTTTTCAACGGATATGAATATGTTATTGTTTCATTTAATCTGTAGTACCGTCGCAGATACTAACCCCAAAAGCCACTGGGATCGATCTATTCAATTTAATTCTACATTTAAACTGCAGTTATAATTCCTGTTGCCTTtttgagacattttttaaaCCACCTTGCTGTTGtacactttttgttttatttcaataaaaataaaacttaatgTACATTAATTGTTTGTTCAGTCAAGTCTGATGTCcactacactgtaaaaaaaacaacagcattttTTGGCCTAAAACAGTAATTTATGTTGGTAAAAGTGTTCCTGTATCAATAGATAGTTCCAAATACCAATCCTGGTTTCTGAAAGGCCTCCGATCGGTGAGAGCTGGCATCCATCTGACATCATGTTCCAATATCCTTTATGCTCCACAGGAAACAACACTTCCAAAGAGCCAGGAATGGGAGGAAGTCAATTATAAAAACTTCTTAATGTATTTAACTCTAACCTTGAATGATTGCACTTGTTTGAAGGAGATGTTATCTGTGGCGATGTGAAAAAGGGAATTATTGTCTGTTTCCCCTTTCTTGTTTTTAACGCCTTATTATTAGGTGTTGTAACCGGTTGGGTCGGTGGCTTCCACCAACCAACACTTTAGTTTGTCTGCGCCACACGTGTTGATGCTGACCTCTAGTCGGTGATGATATAAGGAAAGAGtattttttgagaaaataagcTAAATCTATTTTTATCAACCAATATGCGATAACCCCTTTCTTTAATTTACTAAAGTTGCGACTACCACGGAGCCTGTGGCTCTTTGCTTTCGCCAGTGGTTGAACTCCAACACACAAATGAAACGGTGAGAACATTGCGTTTCAGCGGATGCACTTGTGTCCAGTGCGCAGCAGCAACTCGTCACGGTGAGGTTCATCGGAGAACAGCAGCTCCCACTGAACCTGCACAGTCTGATGGAGCAGTAACCGGCTGAGAGGTTTATCTTCAGTTCTCTCTGTTTATGCCAGAATTCCACCGGCGCTGTGAAAACGTAAAGAATTGCACAATGCAGCTTGTGTGATATTCATGGTGCACCGCCTCCCAGACAAGATGCAAACTTCATTTCAAACTGCTGGGTTTATTTAAATCCGCCTTCCCATTCCCGAGGTGTCTGCGCACCACAGCGTGATATTTTGACACCCAATTTGCAAATAATGCGCCCCTGCCGTTTATAAATTACAGAAGGCCATGTTGCATTTTTCATTAATTGGTCAGCCCTAATTTCTACTTTTGTCTGTAGGAATGATTGCCTCTTTTCACCAAGGTGAAAGGCTGATTTGTGCAGGGAAAAAAAGCGTTTGTATCCGCGTGTATCCCCCGTTTGAGTACCCTTGTGTTTTCATGGGGGAAACACAAGGGTCTTGCAGTCTTGTCTCTGATATTCACATATTACCACAACTGCTTAACAGATTTTCAAAATGGGTCACAGCGGTTGCGCTGACACATTTTATTAGTCCTTTAAAAAGCGATCGTGCATTGCTGAAGTGGACATGAACGTCTCTGCAGAGATTTACATCCTCAAATCAGACAAATATATTGCAGTCTTTCAAAATGACCTCGATGGGGAACAGTGCATCTGTTTAGTGGCTGTTGTCAAATTGTTTTGAAAGTGATTCCAGTTTTCCTACATTTTGGTGTGTACATGCACAGTGTGGTTTGTCATGTTTTGACACCTATTGGCCTCGTTTCCAACGGTCCAATCCACAGCGTGGTGCCCATAGAAGCGCTGCTCGTTCACCGGAGCAGGTTAACCGGatgccggctcctcctcccaAGTCGCATCTCTAATGAACGGTAAAACATGCTGCATAGAAACACAGAAACTCTGATGAAGCACAGTTCTTACTTTGCATCTTCCGGCCTCTTCGCCAGAAGATGGTCGACAGAACAAAGATGCAGGTTATGCTTCATCTGAAATGTTTCTTTCAAACATGCAACTAGCTAACCCGTACCTTCCCTTAACTAGTCACGCCTCTTTTCCTCTGAAGAAAGCTTGAGATTTCTGACTGGCTCCATGTTTGGTCACCATGAGGTATCAGAAGGAAAATGTTGGATTGTTACCCAAATAACAAAACTATCCATTTGGATTTACCTGTGAACCTGGCACTTGGTAATTTTGTGGTAATTTATTGTGTTTATCCAGTTAGGGAATTGGGAACACGTACCGATCGCTGCACGAGAACTTTGGAATACTTCCATTTTCTGCTGAAAGCCACAAAAAGAGGTCAAGACAGTTTGCGTTTCAAAACCTACTAGTAGTTACCTGTCTGTTGATCTTTATGCCCTTTTTATATTAACTGTACTGCTCATTTCTCCAACCTGGTACCAGCTCCAGACAAGCCTCTTTAACGCTTCTCCCTGTGCAGACGTCACGGTAGCCAGCAGGTCTGCATTCGTCGCATGTCTAATTTGGCGCGTCGGACACAGATTTTAACCCGATGCTCACGATCTACTCGCGAATTCCAAGGTAACTCCAAAACATGTCCATCCAGAACTCTATGTTCTCTTGCCGCCCCGTTGTGTAATGCTGCCTGTGGTCCTGAGTCCAGTCCTGAAGTGCCGCAGAGGATGTCCTTCTCCATTTGTTCccctttgtctgtctgtcacacacacacacacacactccgctcCATCTTCCGTCCCTCTGGTGAAAAAATTGAGCTCAACGTTGGACGCGTCCGGCCTCCCGTCTGCTGTGTTTCCCCACTGCACTGTGGATGATGTAGAGATGGGCGGCGGCGTTATTTAGTAGCAGGCCGTCAATCGGGCCCTTAATCCGCCTCGGATGGGAAACCACGAGTAGACGGACACTGTCTGACACTCGCGTCCAGGCATTATGCAGCCGGACCGGCTGGACGGTGGAGCTGCGTGCCCATGTGAGACAACGGGGACGAGACATGTTTTTGTACGGCCGGATTATGGCTGCCGGGCCATTAGTTCTCCCCTGGTGGAACACTGAGCCCGGAGCCGCCTGATGCGACCGGACAGGCCACGTCTGGCCCGGGATCGCTGGGCCGCAAACGAGTACGTACGGCTCACTGCCGTCCACAGCAGAGCGGCCATCGAGCGACCGACGGCCCCTTTAAAACAAGATGATATACAAATCCTCTTTTGAAATAAATGCCACGGCGATCCTTAATGATTTGAAAAGGGAAGAGGTGTAGAAAAGGAGGGAAACATGAGGGCCGCGAGGGAATGAACCCAAATGGCGGTGTTCTCTTCTGTATGTGAGCGCAGCTCCGAGGGTCAGCATGCACCGCACAGGAGTTGCTGGAGCATTTATAGACACAAGGACATGCAGTGTGTCCTTTGCCGAGCCAACCTTCATCTTCTACGGTTGAGTTAACCTCCGAGGAGCATTTAATGAGCCCTGAAGCGATATCAGGACTTCTGTTTGTGCTCGGCCTGCTGCTGGAGGGAGGACGTGGAACTGGATGCAGGAGCAGAAGTCTGAATGCATTGGTCCAAAAATGTAATCGTGCCAGCCTGtaactctgtttttcttttcctcccaaaGACAAAGACTTTGGCTTCTTTGTCAAACtgtttgcatttcttttctgtGATTCATGTCCCACACCTCTAGCATAACTCTATCCGTGTGACTCTTTTAAAGGAGCTGTATCGCGCTAATTTCATGCAAACTGTTGGACGTGTAGGTGGACCGCCTCAAGGTCTGTCGGGCAGAAAAATCCCACCGCAGAAGTGATTAGTGGTCATCGAACTGGCCCGGCAGCCCACAGCGGTCCTCtgatccacgtgtgtgtgtgtgtgtgcacgctgaaTGTAATTTAGTCTGCCTTCGACTACCCACATGTGCATTTGTTAAATATGTTGCAATGAGTTTCCTGTTGGAAGACGACAGTCTTAACAGTCAAATGTTGATGCAACTTGGTTGTGTTGTTCCTGGCTCACACAGCTGCTGTATCTATAGAAACGGCACATCTGGATCCTAGTTTGAGATATTTACTTTGGTGCAGAAAAGCAAATCTTTACACCAGGCTTTAGTGCTTTTAAGTATTGTCGCCTTTAAAGCTCTCTGGTATGTTTTAATATTGATGTTGAATTAAAGGCCTGATTATATCCAGCGCTCTATTGAGGTTCTTTTTAAAAGATGTTTTAACAAAAGTTTGACTAGTTATAAAAGAGGGAAGAGCTGTTAAAGCAAAGATCAAAGTGGAGCTGAAGGCTGAACGGAATATTGACACTGGTCCCCGCTCCTAAACCCCAAAAGCTGTGATCAGCTTCCTCCCGTGTGGGTTGAGGTGATGTTCAGTGTGCGGTCAGCTTTCTACAGACAGCGGCTCCGTGTCCCCAATGTCACACACAGGTGTCTCTCTGGGAAACCTCTGTGGCACAGCTGGAGCCACTCCGGGGCCGTAGTGAATGTAAAGGAAATGATGAGGATAATCTTTAGAATCCTTGGCATCATTCAGAGTTCGCGATGGCCGAAATACGTGTTATAAAAGAATCAGTCGGGATCCTGGTGTTCATAAGTCTGGAGGTAAATTCTAATCggacctttttaaaaaacatcagaAACACAAATCGGCCGAGAACATTCCAGTTGCTGCGTCTCTAAATATCAGGTTACTGAGTTCAGACACACTATTGCTCTGCAGGGAAAAGAGTCAAACACATTTTGGTTTATTGGGTTTGGTTGTGAAGCGATGGATGGTGATAATGGGAAGAGCTCGTAGCAGCCGTCTCGTGGTGGTGCCGGCTGTgggtgctgatggaggaggagactgGAGAGATGTAGACACAGAAGCAGGGGCTTacttaatgacacacacacacacacacacacacacacacacacacacacacacacacacacacacacacgcgctgatGTAGAATATGCATATGAGACGGGTCCCCAGTGTGGGTGTCGCTCCGGAGATGGCTCTCATCTAACATTTGATTATATTTGGAACCGCTGCGACCTTTCCCTAATTTGCTCATCTCTTCTTCCCGGGCGGGGCCTCGCTCGCTCCCTCGCGCTGCTGACGAGATGCATTTGGATCCAAGGTCACTTTTAAATTGCTACACGGAGGGCAGATTCAGGGAAGCGCTCCAAGCTTCCTCGGGCTCGTTTTAAATCTGCTTGTAGCCGATGCAAATGAGTAGTGTTGCGTGCTGCGGCGTCTTTGACATCTCGCTGGGCTTTGGTCCCCcggttcggggggggggcacgttgcAGAGGGCATCGCTGCATGCCCCGGCAGGAGACTGCGTGCACGGCCGGCGCCTTGTGGCCCTTTTCCGTCCTTCATGGACTGCAGGAGCTCGCAGGGGAAACCCGCGTAACGTCAGCCTCTTCTTCACGCTTCATTTCCTCTTATTTCGGCTGCCGAGTCAGctcggggggggcggcgccggCGCTGCAGTGTGTGTATTCGGGGCCCCTCCCTGAGACATTTTGTCATGGGCAATAACCCAGAGCTTCTCTCAGGCTCCTTGTGTGATTGCTAATGGAAGTGTGGACACGTCTTCTCCTGGCAGATCTCGCGACCTTAAGATGGAACGATGTCATGTTCTCTGCCCTGCCGCACACGGCGGGTCGTTGGAGGGTCCCGTGTTGGCCGTGAAGATCGGCTCTTTTCAGTGGTCTTTGTGATGGACTGTGGGTGTCCGGCCGGGTGCGTGCGTTGCGTTTCATCACAAGGCTGTTGCGCGTGACGTATTCTTCTCGTTGGGATGTCAGAAATGGCCCAGGGACTCGCAACTAACCGGAGGACAAAAAGAGGGCGAAAGAACCCGTCGGCTGGAGTGCAAACAAAGCAAACGTGTAAATCTCACTGAACAGTAACTGGGGAGACAAACGTAGTGCACGGTGAATGGGAGCATCTCCAAAAGGTCAGCTGAGTGAGTTATGGAATAGTACCGACCTGAGCGGTTCGGCCTTGTGTCAGCATGTCGTCATGTCTACTCGCGTGTCCTGGTTCAGTTTGACCTGGTGTAGGTCACTCGCGTCAGAGAGGGACAGTCCTTCTCCAAATGCCATCTCCTCACTTATTGGATGTCACACTGCAGGCTGTCCCTTTCCTTGTTGGTGGTTCTGAATGGCAGTGTTCCTGATGCctttactaataataataagatgaAAGGCACAAAGATGAAGGTTGGCTCATTTCTAAAGTCATCTTGGGAAGCAAATGTTTTCACAGCCGCATAACGTGATATTAGAGCGGTATCGAATCGGTGTCTGTATCAGAAttggtacaaaaaaaaaccccagagcAGATCCCGGATCGGAGGAAGGGAGCCCTCAGACGGGTATTTAGCATGCCACTGGCCTCGCGCGCGCAGGCAGCTGCTGGCCGTTGGCTGTTGGTTTCATTTAGAGTCTCAATGACTCATTTGTTCCCCTCCATATGCAAATGAGCCGCGTTGAAAGCAATGCTGTTGTTCTTTTCCCTGCGCGTCCTCACAGCATAATCCCACTTGACACATCCAGGGAGGCTGGCAGGTGGATGTAAGGTTAGGAAAATGTCTCATTTGTTCACCAAGATGAACAACCACTACTCCCCAACGGTGAGAGCTGAAAGCCGCTGCATTGTTCCGCCGGCGTGACAAGAGCACTTGTTAATCATATCGGTGGTCTCTGCTGTCAGCTGCTTTGTTCGTCAGATAATtacgttttcttttgttttttagattgttttttcttaaccttgtgtccttttctctctccccaccCATCCTGctccactctcccccccccatctctggtCACCTCTCTTCTGCCTCCTCTTGCTTCCTCTTTCCCAAGTTGCTGTGCGGCGGCGGATGTCTCGACGCCTCCCTCGGCGGTCGGAGGCCAGCTGGAGACGGGAGTCGGGTCCGTGGCAGCAGTGATGCGGGCTTCGCTGGCGGGCTGCAGGATGAGCGTGGGCGCGCTGCTTAACGGGCTGCTGGTCTCCGTGGTCGCCGCTCTGCTCTGGAAGTATTCCAAGCTGAGTGAGCACGCCgccctgctggaggaggagctgcacatGACGCGGCAGTCCCAAGAGCTGTCGCAGGCCCCCATCGACTACCACGTCGCCCTGCAGGCCCTGCAGGAACACGGCACCCGCATGGTCTGCACCGGCAAGATGCACACCGACCGCGTCTGCCGCTTTGACTACCTCTGCTACTGCTCCGAGGCGGAGGAGTTTGTGTTCTTCCACTCCAACTCCTCGGTCATGTTGCCAAACCTGGGCTCCAGGCGCTTCCAGCCGGCCCTTCTGGACTTGTCGTCGGTAGAGGATCACAACACCCAGTACTTCAACTTCTTAGAGCTCCCGGCCGCTGCTTTGAAGTTCATGCCGAAGCCGGTGTTCATACCGGATGTGACTCTGATCCTGAACCGGTTTAATCCGGACAACCTAATGCACGTGTTCCACGATGACCTGATCCCGGCCTTCTACACCATGAAGCAGTACTCTGACTTAGATGACGAGGCGCGGTTGGTTTTTATGGAGGGGTGGAGCGAAGGCCCTCACTTTGACCTCTACCGGCTTCTCAGCAGCAAGCAGCCGCTGCTCAAAGAGCAGCTGAGGAACTTTGGGAAGCTCATTTGTTTCACCAAATCTTACGTGGGCCTGTCCAAGATGACCACCTGGTACCAGTACGGTTTTGTCCAGCCACAGGGGCCCAAGGCCAACATGCTGGTCTCTGGAAATGAGATCCGACAGTTTGCGACGGCTCTGATGgagaaaatgaacatcacgagggtggaggaggtggagaaggataGAGGTAGTGCCgaggatgagaaggagaggaaggatgaTTACGTCGTCGTGTTCAGTCGCTCGGCAACGAGGCTGATACTGAACGAAGCTGAGCTAATCCTGGCGCTGGCCCAGGAGTTCCAGATGAGAGTGGTCACGGTGTCCCTGGAGGATCAGTCCTTCCCCGGTATCGTCCAGGTGATCAGCGGCGCCTCCGTGTTGGTCAGTATGCACGGCGCTCAGCTCATCGCGTCGCTCTTCCTCCCCAGAGGGGCGACCGTGGTGGAGCTGTTCCCCTTTGCTGTGAACCCAGAACAGTACACCCCGTATAAAACCCTGGCCACCCTTCCGGGAATGGACCTTCACTATATCTCCTGGAGGAACACTAAGGAGGAGAACACCATCACCCACCCAGACAGACCCTGGGAGCAGGGGGGCATCGCTCacttggagaaggaggagcaagaGCGCATACTGGCGAGCCGAGACGTCCCCAGGCACCTGTGCTGCCGCAACCCAGAGTGGCTCTTCCGGATCTACCAGGACACGTTGGTGGACATCCCCTACTTCCTGGAGATCCTTAGAGAGGGCATGAAGACAAAGCCCAGCGGGAAGAAGTCAAAGCCGGCCAGCACAGTCCACCCGGGCCGGGTGAGGGAGCCGCAGTGTCAGACCTCGGTACAAACCACCAACGAGGCTAAACTCACAGTTTCCTGGCAGATCCCATGGAATCTGAAATACCTAAAGGTGAGAGAGGTGAAGTACGAGGTGTGGATCCAGGAGCAGGGAGAGAACACCTACATGCCTTATATCCTTCCCCAGCAGAACTACACGTTTTCAGAAAACATTAAGCCCTTCACCACCTACCTGGTGTGGGTCAGGTGTATCTTCAACAAGAGCCTCCTGGGCCCCTTTGCAGACGTTCTCATGTGTAGGACCTAATGCAAACACCACACCAGTTCAATCAAGCTGGAAGATGGGCGCGTTTAATAACTGTTTGTCCAGTGGAAGTTGGCACATGTGACCTGGCATACCTTTACTGTCCTGCAGTGATGCTCCTCGGCCTGCAGAGACGGCGAGGACCTAGACCCCTGACTCCGACCTCGGCCCTTAATGAACGGAAAGAAAGTGCTTAACCACGTCTTTAccgaaaacaaaaaagaaatctgcagATTTATTTATGTGCAAATTATATATAACTTGTTTTTTAGTATTAGTCAAAACACTgtttctttacctttttttacgCAATGCAATATGACGTTCCTGTGGAGAGCGAGGAGGATTTTAGAATAGCAGGTTTTTTTCTGACTTCCAatgttgaatgtgtgtgacCCCCATGTGGCTGAGTTCACCTCCCAGGTTTTT
This genomic stretch from Gasterosteus aculeatus chromosome 20, fGasAcu3.hap1.1, whole genome shotgun sequence harbors:
- the pomgnt2 gene encoding protein O-linked-mannose beta-1,4-N-acetylglucosaminyltransferase 2, whose protein sequence is MRASLAGCRMSVGALLNGLLVSVVAALLWKYSKLSEHAALLEEELHMTRQSQELSQAPIDYHVALQALQEHGTRMVCTGKMHTDRVCRFDYLCYCSEAEEFVFFHSNSSVMLPNLGSRRFQPALLDLSSVEDHNTQYFNFLELPAAALKFMPKPVFIPDVTLILNRFNPDNLMHVFHDDLIPAFYTMKQYSDLDDEARLVFMEGWSEGPHFDLYRLLSSKQPLLKEQLRNFGKLICFTKSYVGLSKMTTWYQYGFVQPQGPKANMLVSGNEIRQFATALMEKMNITRVEEVEKDRGSAEDEKERKDDYVVVFSRSATRLILNEAELILALAQEFQMRVVTVSLEDQSFPGIVQVISGASVLVSMHGAQLIASLFLPRGATVVELFPFAVNPEQYTPYKTLATLPGMDLHYISWRNTKEENTITHPDRPWEQGGIAHLEKEEQERILASRDVPRHLCCRNPEWLFRIYQDTLVDIPYFLEILREGMKTKPSGKKSKPASTVHPGRVREPQCQTSVQTTNEAKLTVSWQIPWNLKYLKVREVKYEVWIQEQGENTYMPYILPQQNYTFSENIKPFTTYLVWVRCIFNKSLLGPFADVLMCRT